DNA sequence from the Salvelinus alpinus chromosome 7, SLU_Salpinus.1, whole genome shotgun sequence genome:
ttgttttgtattttcttagtgttcagtttatgtttgaTAATAAACgtgatggacacttaccacgctgcgcattggtcctctgatccttcaaacttctcctcctcagacgaggaggaagacgacagccgttacaccgtcattgaaaataagaatttgttcttttgacttgcctagtaaaataaggtAAAATAAAAAGGCAGAAAGCTTCAATTTAGTCTCCACTTCAGCATTACCAGGTAACGGTGGTACATCACACACGTTCGTTGACTGTGGGCCTTGGACTTAGAAAGCATTCTCATTACACTTTCACCTTTTTGGATGGGATTAGTGCAGACATCTTAAAGGGATTTCATTGAGGTGCGTAGAGGTTAAGAGGCTTTTTTCCACTAACCATCTGGCTTTGTCCAGTGTTGTTGTTGCCAAAAATATGCAAGAGAGTAAAGTTGTCATGCACGCTACTTATTTAGGCCCATAGCTCCTCTGGGAGCATTGGCCATCGACAAATCCACTCCACTGTTCTGGGCAGTCCTCTCCAACTCACTCCAATTCCGGTTTTCTTTGTGTCTGCTTCTGTAAAGTGTgtgctgggagtcgggaagcaagttcaggaggTGAATAATCAATGAactaaacataatacaaaacaagaacaacgcacagacaagaaacagaaacaatgacgcctggggaaggaaccaaagggagtgacatatatagcgcaggtaatcaaggaggagatggagtccaggtgagtggggatggtgacaggtgtgtgccataacgagcagcctgatgacctagggGCCAAAGAGGGAGCGCACGTGACAGCTTCAAGCTCCTGCCTCCATGCACATCAAATTCTAGGCCTACAATTGAGATCTACCTTGGATTTAAATGTTGTTACTATTAGTGTTATATTAGGTGGTGTTAGGAGCATTATGGGATTTTTGGTTTTCATcactggtgtaaagtacttaagtaaaaacactttaaagttCTACTTAAGTAGTTATTTTAGGTATCTGTGCTttatttactatttatatttttgactacttttagtTCACTAAggaaataatatactttttactacatacattttccctgacacccaaaagtactcgttacattttcaatgcttagcaggacaggaaagtgGTCCAATTCACtcccttatcaagagaacatctctggtcatctctactgcctctgatatggaggactcaataaacacaaatgctttgtttgtaaatgatgcctgtgtgttgtagtgtgccccaggctatccgtaaaaaaaaaattaaacaagaaaattgtgccaatTTCAAAAGACTTTTACTTTTGATGCCtacgtatatttaaaaccaaatacttttagacttttactcaagtagtaattttctgtgtgactttcacttttagtctttacttttactcaagtatgacaattgggtactttctcCACCATTGGTTTTCATCGCTCACAACCCTTCGTGCATAGCCCTTAATCATTTGTGATTGTTGGTTCTGTAGTGTGTTCACTGATGTTGTAGCATGAGAGTGAGGATATTAGTGCCTGAGCATTGGATGTGGCCCGGGGTTTAAGTTCAACGTACAATGCTTTGCGCGTGACACAATTGGTAAAGTCAGCTCAGGCAAAGAAAATTGAAATCAGTCAAAGTAACAGGACATCTGATTCTGGAATAACATGTTTGTTGGATTATAACCACTTCAACTGAGATAGAGCTGCTTTGCAACATTATATTATCATGAATTTCGAATAAAGTAATCTGTATGTTCGCCAAGCTGCAATACACCACTGGGTTCTTTATATCTTTGCTAATTATCTGCCCTTGCATCAACAGAGACTTCACCATGTCTGGCCAATATGACCCAGTGCGATAATGGATGTCTTGCTACTGATGAGGGGACCATCTGTGTGTGTCCAGAGGGGTCCATACTACAGCCGGATGGACAGACCTGTAGAGGTACTACTACACTAAATGTTTTCCTAAAGCCACTGGAGATGTGTTACAGAGTGGAGTTTTTTTCAGTGTTACAGAGGGGAGATTTTATCAGTGATACGGACTGGTTTTATCAGTGTTACGGAGTGGAGGTTTTATCGGTGTTACGGAGTGGAGGTTTAATCAGTGTTACGGAGTGGAGGTTTTATCAGTGATACGGAGTGGAGGTTTTATCAGTGATACGGAGTGTTTTATCAGTGATACGGAGTGGAGGTTTTTTCAGTGATACGGAGTGGAGGTTTTATCCGTAACACGGAGTGGAGGTTTTATCAGGGATACAGAGTGGAGGTTTTATCAATGTTACAGAGTGGAGGTTTAATCAGTGTTACAAGGGGGAGGTTTTATTGCTCAGTGTTACTGAGTCGAGGCTGTGTCACTGAATCtctccctttgtgtgtgtgtgtgtgtgcttgcgtgcgtgtgtgtgtggttcaccCAGGCTGCTCCTCTTCCGACCGAGGGGGCTGTAGTCAGCAATGTTCCCCCATCAGTCCTGGTAGGTGGGAGTGTGACTGTCTGCCTGGGTACAAGCTCCACCAAGACGGTAAAAGCTGCACAGCCACTGGTGAGTCCTCactgatacacactcacacacaccacatacgctGCCACGCATACAAGTaaacacacaggcgcacacacacattcacatgcaaAAATAGGTATGTTTGCCCTCTTGTTTTTTATTAGTCATCACTTCATTTCATTATATTCCAGGACCCCCACCTTATCTGCTGTTTGCCAACATAGTAAACATCAGACGTGTTAATCTGGATGGGACTGGTGACCAAAGCCTTGTGGAGGAGCCGAGGGGAACAGTGATAGCTCTGGACTATGATCCTGTACAAAACAAAGTAAGGAAATGCTTTGGGTTTTCAAAGGTAGAAGTGATCTACAGTGAAGTCAGTTTTACTACTTCAAAACTGCAGCGCAAAATCACTCGACTGTTCTGAATTTACTATGGAGCACTTTGGGTCAGCTGTATTCAGATCTGTTGCCACCTATTGGTCATTGCTGGTTACTGCATGACTCTCAATGATGAGTTAGTGAAACTGTTTTGTCCATGTCAGGCAATGATGCTTATGAGGCATATTGATTAAAAATAATAAAAGGTGTGTGTTTTTCTAGGTGTACTTTGCCAGTACAGTACTGAAGCAGATTGAGCGGGCTGATTTGGACGGCGGGTCCAGGGAGGTTTTGCTCACTGAGGGGTTGGACTCACCAGAGGGCCTGGCTGTGGACTGGGTCAACCGCAAGCTCTACTGGACTGACCGAGGGTGTGTGGTGTACCCCAGGGTTCAGAACTGGGGCCAATGCTATTGTCAGAACCTCATTTAAATTtagcacacacacaactacattGACATTGACATTCAGACTGAACTATTTGAAGTTCAAACTATGAATTATATCATGCATGGTTTGTTTCTATTCTATTCATTCTCCTCAGATTATATCTActcttttttaatgtattttttagcTTAGGCCTTGGACATTACTTTTGAATTCTGTGTTTCAGCCTCTCAACTATTGACCGCAGCACCTTGGATGGCTTCGACAGAGAGACCATTATTAGCGAAGGCATACAGAAACCAAGGGGAATTGCAGTTCATCCTTTAGCCAAGTAGGGTATTTTGAATATATTTCTTTATCAGAATTCTTGCTACACATTGTCTTCTGCCTTTTAATTGCAGATGGGTGAGTTATCATTTCTGTTCTGTTTCTTGAGGAAGTTGTTCTGGACCGATATGGGTATCAGGCCCGTGTTGGAGAGTGCGTCTTTGGAAGGAAGTGATCGTGCGGTCATCGCAAGCGCCGACTTGGTGTCTCCTAGTGGTCTGACCATTGACTTCACTGAAGACAGGCTGTACTGGTGTGACAGCAAGAGGGGCGTACTGGAGACGGCATCCCTGGATGGCTCCAACCGACAAGTCTTGACAGAGAACGAAGTAGGTGAGGCTtctgtggaacacacacacagtcaaaaggTTATAGcacatattaactaaatatgaTACATGTTCTTATTGTAATTCCATTATCTCTTCTGATTGGTCCAGGTCAACCTTTTGacctggtagtgtttgaggaCAGGTTGTGGATCACGGACAGGGAGCAGCAGCTGCTCATGAGCGTTGACAAATGGACAGGGATGAACCCAGAGCGTCTCCATGGCAACATGGTCCAACCAGCATCCATAGTTGTGGTTCACCCCCTCGCCAAGCCAGGTAGcaagaagagtgagagagagagactccataaTATTATGGTTAAAAACATATGTTTGCTTTATTGCAGTCTTTTACCAAATGTGTTTAATTGTCATCCTCAGGAGCAAATGTTTGTCTCTATCGAAATGGGGGCTGTGCTCAGGTGTGCGAGAGCAGGCTAGGATTCGCCCACTGCTCCTGTCACTCCCACATTGCCCAATCAGCTGATGGCAAAGGCTGCTTGCCATCCTACGGATCAACAGGTGATATAAACCCCAGTTGACACCTTTCATAAAGATTCAGGTTGAGTTTGATTTTAAAAGATACAACTTTAGTCTGCTCATCATTTTTCCTACAGATTCTGGAGATGGCGAGTCTGCAGACCCGTTCTCTCTGAAAAACAAAACTTTGAACGATGAGAGCATGCCTCTCCCTGTGCCTGGTCTCTCTACTGACGGGGAGGAGGCAGAGGACAACATGGACGAAGGGAGCGAGCCCACACTCTTCATTGAGAAGATGGTGTCAGGTAAAAGCCACACTGCTATAACAACAATACTGTAGATTTCATAGtagcacaaaatggctgccactCTGATTTTGTCTACATATACAGTTTATATAGTGAAATTGGTTCTTTTGAAACATTTTCGGCAACATCCTTGCACTTCCAGACCAGGATGACTGTTTCTCTCTCCGTTGTGATGTGAATGCACAATGTCTACTGGACGGAGGCAACCCCACCTGCCACTGCCTGGAAGGTTTCACTGGGGATGGAGAGCTGTGTGTGGGTGAGTGCGTGTGTGCATACATGTGTACCTGTGAACCCTTTTTGATTTCCAATTCAATTCCTATTTAGGAgaattgggcggcaggtagcctttaAGAGCATTTGgcaagtaaccaaaaggtcgttagtttgaatccccaagctgactaggtgaaaaatctgttgatgtgcccttgagcaaggcacttaaccctaattactcctgtaagttgctctggataagaggatCTGCTAAAGGGACTTAAATGTAATTCCTGAACTCAGAAAGGGAATTAGGTGTGTATCTTGATGTGTAATGTTGTGTTTCTAGACCTTGATGAGTGCATGTTGGGGATGGCCCTGTGTAGTATCCAGAGCTCAGTGTGTGTCAACACTGCTGGTGGATATTACTGCCAGTGTCGCCCTGGCTTCAGTGGAGAGGAACACCACTGTACCGGTGAACACTCACTCATGAACTTTGAtgatttaaaatacattttcttaaTTTCTTTTTCATGTCATTTACATTTTCACAATCGTTTTCATGTTATTTTTTTCCCCATTTAGATATTGACGAGTGTAAAATGGGAACACACAAATGTGATGAGCGAGCGGAATGCATCAATACTATAGGGAAGTACCGCTGCAAGTGTCAAGCTGGCTACAGTGGTAATGGACACGCATGCCAAGGTGCAGTTCTACACACAGTATCATAACAAACATTACTACTGCAACAATCTCTATACAGATAATTATGCTCAACTTCTCCTTAATTTTTTTTACGACACCATAATCCCCTTTGTTTCACCTCCTTTTTTCtttgtctcctccctctctctctgtctctgtctctctctcactctctctctccaccctccttccctctccatgTTTGCAGAGTTGTCAACTACGTCCTCGTGGGTGACCACCAGTAGGCCTATGGACGTCACCAGCCAATGGCTGAACACTAACACAGTGGAGAGCTGCCCCTCATCTCATGACACGTACTGTCTCTACGAGGGAGTCTGCTTTTACTTCCCAGAGATGGAGTCCTATGCCTGCAAGCAAGTACCCCTATTTCCCTCCTTGTACATGGGTCAACACCGTTATTTTCTGACTTGTCAACAACATTAGGGGGGCAAAAATACTGTTTTTATTACTCTTATCCAATCCTTTCAGATACAGTGGCTAGAAGTTCGGGGTTAATATTGTTTCTTCATAGGGATTTTCACTCTAGTAAGTCAGTCTTGATAACGCCAGTAGGTGGCACTATTGTTCCATATATACAGCTTTTCTTTACCTATGGTAACAAAGTGAGATAAAGGATTGCATCAACAGTGGGATAAAGGATATAGAACAAACAGGATTCTAAAGTTTGCCTCTGCATTGGTCTGCAAAATATACAGAATTGTTCTCAATAAGCATTCGGTCGACTTTTCTCAGAAATCAGCCAACACCAGTTTTGAGTTATTTTCTTCTTCAGAATTTGTGTTGtgtcatactgtatgtgtgtattatATTAACAGTGAGTATTGTGTGTGGTGTTCCCAGCTGTATCTCGGGCTACATGGGAGAGCGCTGTCAGTTCAGTGATCTGGAGTGGTGGGAGCTGCAGCAGGCCGAACAGGAGAAGAGAAGGAACGTGGCTATCGCCCTGGGCATGGTGGTCCTCATCACCCTGCTCTCCATCGCTGCCTGCGTCACCTACTGCTACgggtgagagagagaattggAGTGGTGGGGGGACTGGGATTGTTGGTTGGGTGGGTCTTATACCACAGTAACCCTCACTGTAACAAGCTGATGTAGTCCTTACCACATTTGGTCAAAAACAGATCTAGCTGTGGTACGTAGTACACACAGTGTTACAGCCTGTACTTATATATTAAGTTCAAGATAATTACATAAGCTATTCCCTTTTGGAACCATAGAATAAAGAGTATTAAAGACCCCAGACATAAATAGGCTTCGTTCAATTTtgctcaaaatgaatggtccAAATTGTTATCAGACTGGGGCCATTTGCTGTGTGTTTACTGTATAGgcgatgttggtgtgtgtgtgtccatgtaaacGTGATGCGTAAAATTTTATATTAGGCAGAGGCATCGGGAGCATAGGCCCAACAGATGAAAGACGTGGGCCCTCCGTGGGGCTAACACCATGACAAGTATGCAATCCCCTTTGCAGACACCTAAAGAGGTGTCTATCAAATGCAGGGTGGCGTGGTCCGTGTAATATAGGTGACGGCGCGACAGCAGGGGAGAAAATACAAAATGAGCTAATCACACAGAACAAATGGCGGCGTGTGGCCCCGCTTTTGCTGAGGTGCCATGAGCATACATAAACTCTATATTCCCGTCCTTTCCAttccgcacgcacacaca
Encoded proteins:
- the LOC139581127 gene encoding pro-epidermal growth factor-like isoform X1; translated protein: MLVVTVAAVLVYFSVQNNGASAAPGKACWLGNPSGVGNGSCVAPEPYLIFGHGKAIYRMDLDGGNQKRVVTGVGNSILLDFHYTEGRVYWADKKTGVIYKAAMDGTQRQKLHSSEKGISGLAVDWVHNFVIWTSGEVGSIKRVDTDGKNERTLLRHLSQPISIAVAPNDRFIFWLSDGITPSIQRSDVTGEMITTVLKIPERLGGLSVDRTDKRLFWVQFSLEGESAVGSCDYNGNVVNVIDRPLLSQSLGMSVFLEQVYYTDMSSRTIRQVNKYSGVEAENINLKRMTHPPTAVKVVHPLNQPIEDSMPVFPACDGRTGVCVNVCSNPAEQGICQCTKGFALSKHGNYCEDVNECGLWDHGCSLGCENIPGSYFCTCPKGYALLPDRKTCQETSPCLANMTQCDNGCLATDEGTICVCPEGSILQPDGQTCRGCSSSDRGGCSQQCSPISPGRWECDCLPGYKLHQDGKSCTATGPPPYLLFANIVNIRRVNLDGTGDQSLVEEPRGTVIALDYDPVQNKVYFASTVLKQIERADLDGGSREVLLTEGLDSPEGLAVDWVNRKLYWTDRGLSTIDRSTLDGFDRETIISEGIQKPRGIAVHPLAKKLFWTDMGIRPVLESASLEGSDRAVIASADLVSPSGLTIDFTEDRLYWCDSKRGVLETASLDGSNRQVLTENEVGQPFDLVVFEDRLWITDREQQLLMSVDKWTGMNPERLHGNMVQPASIVVVHPLAKPGANVCLYRNGGCAQVCESRLGFAHCSCHSHIAQSADGKGCLPSYGSTDSGDGESADPFSLKNKTLNDESMPLPVPGLSTDGEEAEDNMDEGSEPTLFIEKMVSDQDDCFSLRCDVNAQCLLDGGNPTCHCLEGFTGDGELCVDLDECMLGMALCSIQSSVCVNTAGGYYCQCRPGFSGEEHHCTDIDECKMGTHKCDERAECINTIGKYRCKCQAGYSGNGHACQELSTTSSWVTTSRPMDVTSQWLNTNTVESCPSSHDTYCLYEGVCFYFPEMESYACNCISGYMGERCQFSDLEWWELQQAEQEKRRNVAIALGMVVLITLLSIAACVTYCYGSRRFVRKHPSVDDMSETSTSDDTMSETTVPKTPRFYVVLEHGGDGKVIHVMGCPRRAVCPSCSSETGESFVSEEAVTLPRLNEGYECSLGLATMETNKTGANHLKSIDNLIFLDDPQPASAILQLT
- the LOC139581127 gene encoding pro-epidermal growth factor-like isoform X2; amino-acid sequence: MLVVTVAAVLVYFSVQNNGASAAPGKACWLGNPSGVGNGSCVEPYLIFGHGKAIYRMDLDGGNQKRVVTGVGNSILLDFHYTEGRVYWADKKTGVIYKAAMDGTQRQKLHSSEKGISGLAVDWVHNFVIWTSGEVGSIKRVDTDGKNERTLLRHLSQPISIAVAPNDRFIFWLSDGITPSIQRSDVTGEMITTVLKIPERLGGLSVDRTDKRLFWVQFSLEGESAVGSCDYNGNVVNVIDRPLLSQSLGMSVFLEQVYYTDMSSRTIRQVNKYSGVEAENINLKRMTHPPTAVKVVHPLNQPIEDSMPVFPACDGRTGVCVNVCSNPAEQGICQCTKGFALSKHGNYCEDVNECGLWDHGCSLGCENIPGSYFCTCPKGYALLPDRKTCQETSPCLANMTQCDNGCLATDEGTICVCPEGSILQPDGQTCRGCSSSDRGGCSQQCSPISPGRWECDCLPGYKLHQDGKSCTATGPPPYLLFANIVNIRRVNLDGTGDQSLVEEPRGTVIALDYDPVQNKVYFASTVLKQIERADLDGGSREVLLTEGLDSPEGLAVDWVNRKLYWTDRGLSTIDRSTLDGFDRETIISEGIQKPRGIAVHPLAKKLFWTDMGIRPVLESASLEGSDRAVIASADLVSPSGLTIDFTEDRLYWCDSKRGVLETASLDGSNRQVLTENEVGQPFDLVVFEDRLWITDREQQLLMSVDKWTGMNPERLHGNMVQPASIVVVHPLAKPGANVCLYRNGGCAQVCESRLGFAHCSCHSHIAQSADGKGCLPSYGSTDSGDGESADPFSLKNKTLNDESMPLPVPGLSTDGEEAEDNMDEGSEPTLFIEKMVSDQDDCFSLRCDVNAQCLLDGGNPTCHCLEGFTGDGELCVDLDECMLGMALCSIQSSVCVNTAGGYYCQCRPGFSGEEHHCTDIDECKMGTHKCDERAECINTIGKYRCKCQAGYSGNGHACQELSTTSSWVTTSRPMDVTSQWLNTNTVESCPSSHDTYCLYEGVCFYFPEMESYACNCISGYMGERCQFSDLEWWELQQAEQEKRRNVAIALGMVVLITLLSIAACVTYCYGSRRFVRKHPSVDDMSETSTSDDTMSETTVPKTPRFYVVLEHGGDGKVIHVMGCPRRAVCPSCSSETGESFVSEEAVTLPRLNEGYECSLGLATMETNKTGANHLKSIDNLIFLDDPQPASAILQLT